TCATGCGGGCGACGTACACCCCTACCAGGTGCTTGCGCTGGCGGATTGAGCCGCGCATGTCGTCGATGGGGCGCGCGGCCTGTCGCGCCGCCTCCGCTGCCGCCTCGATCGTCGCGTCCGAGAGCGGCTTGCCCACCAGCGCCTCGGCGGCCGCCGGCACCACAAGGGCGGTCGGCGCCACCGCGCCGATGGCGACCTTAGCCCACGAGACCCGGTCGCCCTCGAAGCGGAGCTGCACGCCGGCGTTCACCACGGCGATGTCCATCTCGTTCCGGGGGATGAACCTGTCCCAGGCCGCGCCGCTGTTGCGCGCCGGTGGCGGGAAGTGGATCGAGACCACAAACTCCCCCGGTTGGAGGACGTTCTGGCCCGGGCCGGTGTTGAACTCCTCGACCGGCACCGAGCGCCTGCCCCTGGGCCCCGCTATGTTGGCGACCCCTTCCAGCACGATCATCGCCGGCACCGAGTCCGCGGCCGGCGAGGAGTTGCAGAGGTTGCCGCCCAGGCTGGCGCGGCCCTGTATGGCCGTACCGCCGATCACGCGGCAGGCATCCACGAGGGCCGGATACAGCCGGCTGACCGTCTCGTTGCCGTAGATGCGGTACGCCGGCACGGCCGCGCCGATGGTCAGCCCGCCCGCGGGGTCGAACGTGATCTCGTTCGTCTCGGGTATCGGTTTGA
This region of Dehalococcoidia bacterium genomic DNA includes:
- a CDS encoding xanthine dehydrogenase family protein subunit M, encoding MQKVRYTRANSVEEAVALLEKGGATARPLAGGTDLIVQARERRRKVDLFVDIKPIPETNEITFDPAGGLTIGAAVPAYRIYGNETVSRLYPALVDACRVIGGTAIQGRASLGGNLCNSSPAADSVPAMIVLEGVANIAGPRGRRSVPVEEFNTGPGQNVLQPGEFVVSIHFPPPARNSGAAWDRFIPRNEMDIAVVNAGVQLRFEGDRVSWAKVAIGAVAPTALVVPAAAEALVGKPLSDATIEAAAEAARQAARPIDDMRGSIRQRKHLVGVYVARMIRKAAERARGG